In Pseudodesulfovibrio sp. S3, one DNA window encodes the following:
- a CDS encoding 2-isopropylmalate synthase: MAERVYVFDTTLRDGEQSPGATMNLDEKIRMARQLETLGVDIIEAGFPIASQGDFEAVQAIAKAVGTVQVAGLCRAVTGDIDRCWEAVKEAKNPRIHTFLATSEIHMKHKLGKTADEVIVMIDKAVRHARQYTDNVEFSAEDASRSDWDFLVKVAEVAIEAGASVVNIPDTVGYTQPFEYYELIKYLMNNVKNIDRAILSVHCHNDLGSAVANSLAAVKAGARQVECTVLGIGERAGNAALEDLVMAINTRKELYDVETGIDTEQLFPSCRRLSQIIGMPIPPNKAIVGANAFAHESGVHQDGVLKNRLTYEIMTPASIGRTSNDIVIGKHSGSHAVKNKAEELGYALDDKQIQLLFKAVKDLADKKEQVFDEDVEALILESVYRRKDRFRLVDMSVFSGTGDVPPHAATVMEFGAEGEAEVRRTSNFGEGSIDAVFQSIYSLVGVSPKLEMYSVNAVTEGSDALAGVAVRIEHDGVKAVGRANDGDVVKASALAMINALNRLEKAKEEK; encoded by the coding sequence ATGGCTGAAAGAGTGTATGTATTTGATACTACCTTGCGTGACGGCGAACAGTCTCCCGGCGCAACCATGAACCTGGATGAGAAAATCCGCATGGCACGCCAACTCGAAACCCTGGGTGTGGACATCATCGAAGCGGGTTTCCCAATTGCCAGTCAGGGTGATTTTGAAGCGGTACAGGCCATTGCCAAGGCTGTGGGCACAGTCCAGGTCGCGGGCTTGTGCCGTGCGGTGACCGGCGATATCGATCGCTGCTGGGAAGCCGTCAAGGAAGCGAAGAATCCGCGTATCCATACCTTCCTGGCCACCAGTGAAATTCACATGAAGCACAAACTGGGCAAGACCGCAGACGAAGTCATCGTCATGATTGACAAGGCGGTTCGCCATGCCCGGCAGTATACGGATAACGTGGAGTTCTCTGCCGAAGACGCTTCCCGTTCCGATTGGGATTTCCTGGTCAAGGTGGCCGAGGTGGCCATTGAGGCAGGGGCCAGTGTGGTCAATATTCCTGACACCGTGGGGTATACCCAGCCCTTTGAGTACTATGAGCTGATCAAGTATCTCATGAACAACGTGAAGAACATTGATAGGGCCATCCTCTCGGTTCATTGTCACAACGATCTCGGCTCCGCAGTGGCCAACAGCTTGGCCGCCGTGAAAGCGGGCGCCCGCCAGGTGGAGTGCACTGTTCTCGGCATCGGTGAGCGTGCAGGCAACGCGGCTCTTGAGGACCTGGTTATGGCCATCAATACCCGCAAGGAACTCTATGATGTGGAAACCGGTATTGATACCGAACAGTTGTTTCCGTCATGCCGTCGTCTCTCCCAGATCATCGGCATGCCCATTCCTCCCAACAAGGCCATCGTGGGCGCCAATGCCTTTGCCCATGAATCCGGCGTGCATCAGGACGGCGTTCTCAAGAACCGTTTGACCTACGAGATCATGACCCCGGCCTCCATAGGCAGAACGTCCAATGATATCGTCATAGGCAAGCATTCCGGTTCCCACGCGGTCAAGAACAAGGCTGAGGAATTGGGGTATGCCCTGGACGACAAACAGATTCAGTTGCTGTTCAAGGCGGTCAAGGACTTGGCCGATAAGAAGGAGCAGGTTTTTGACGAAGACGTCGAAGCGCTCATCCTGGAATCCGTATATCGCCGCAAGGACCGGTTCCGCTTGGTGGATATGTCCGTGTTTTCCGGTACCGGGGACGTGCCGCCTCATGCCGCCACGGTTATGGAGTTCGGAGCCGAAGGCGAGGCTGAAGTTAGGCGGACCAGTAATTTCGGGGAAGGTTCCATTGACGCGGTCTTTCAGTCCATCTACTCATTGGTGGGCGTATCGCCGAAACTGGAAATGTATTCGGTCAACGCCGTGACG